CTCTGGGCGACGATGATGGCGGCTACTGCCAGTGACGCCAGGGCGCAGATGAGGACCGCAGCCGCCGCCATATCCTTGGCGCGACGCAGGCGTGGGCGGCGCTCCAGGGTGACCTCGTCAGCGAGTTCCTCCAGGGCGGAGTTAAAGGCCTCGGCCGCCAGTACCAGTGCGATACACAGGAT
This genomic interval from Ruficoccus sp. ZRK36 contains the following:
- a CDS encoding diacylglycerol kinase family protein; protein product: MKLRPRLDAFRHALRGLATFAAHGCHPRLQIAAASVTVIAGFILKLSAGEWLAVILCIALVLAAEAFNSALEELADEVTLERRPRLRRAKDMAAAAVLICALASLAVAAIIVAQRL